The nucleotide sequence GCAATACGTCAGATTAGAATTAGATTTAGATCCAACACAACAATACATTTCTGGAATTGTCACATCACATTTCAAAATGCTGCAGAATTCTCCCGATATTTACTTTGATTTGAAGAATAATTTAACGGTTTCCAATGTAAAATACCATGGTCAGGATTTGACTTTTCAGCAATTGAGTTCTGATGAAATTAGAATTTATTTTCCTTCAACATTATCTGCCCGGACAACGGATTCTTTATCTATCAATTACAGCGGAATTCCATCAACTGTTGAACAAGCTTTTGTTGCTACAACTACACCCGCGGGAGATCCAATTTTAGCTACTTTATCAGAGCCATTTGGGGCAAAACAATGGTGGCCTACAAAACAAAGTATGAATGATAAAATTGAAAAATTAGACATCAAAATTTTAACTCCTGCTCAGTACACAGTTGGTTCCAATGGAAAACTGATGTCAGAAACAATTTTAGGAAATGGCAAAAAATTAACTTACTGGCAAACCAATTATCCAATACCGGCTTATCTTTTCGCATTAGGAATTTCCAATTATACTAAGTTAAATTCTACAATTACAACAACCAATAGCTCATTTCCTTTCCTTAACTACGTTTACCCGTCTTGGGCAACTGCGGATACTCAGTCCAATTTGGATTGGACTGCAATCAGTATGCAGATCTTCGAAGATCATTTCGGGTTATATCCTTATAGAAATGAGAAATATGGACATATGCAGTTCAATTGGGGTGGCGGAATGGAACACGCAACAATGACTTCTATGGGTTATTATGGATTGGATTTGATTGCGCACGAATTGGCTCATCAATGGTTTGGAGACAAGCTGACCTGTGGCGCATGGAATGATATCTGGCTCAATGAAGGTTTTGCTACAATGGGCGAATATGTGGTTTACGAAAAATTGTTGATGTCACCAGCACAGTTTCAGACTTATCTGCAAAGCGAGATGGATAATATTACGAGTTTTGCCGGAGGGAGCGTTTATGTTCCTGACAATCAATTGACGTCAAATCGGATTTTTGATGGCAGACTCACTTATACCAAGGGAGGTTATGTTTTGAGAATGATCAAATGGATTTTGGGAGACGAGCAGTTCTATGCAATGCTGAAAGCTTACCAGAATAATGCCGCCTTTGCTTATAATTACGTCAAAACAAATGATTTCAGGGATTTTTTATCATCTTACACAGGTCGAAACTTTACAGAATTTTTTAATGATTGGATTTATGGGGAGGGATATCCAATATATCAGATAAAATGGACACAGGATCCAACATCCAAAAAACTGACTTTCCGAGTTGGGCAGACCAGAAGCTCATCTTCAGTTAGCTTCTTCGAATTGCCTTTACCAATCAAAGTTTCAGGATCTGAAGGTCAAACCGCCTATTTTGTTTTGGATCATACTTCCAACAACCAATATTTCACGCAAGATGTCGC is from Epilithonimonas vandammei and encodes:
- a CDS encoding M1 family aminopeptidase, coding for MKKFYSLFIVLFSVNIIFGQLFNIDRKGIIESEKNKNLKSILDVNVNPNTLNYDLQYVRLELDLDPTQQYISGIVTSHFKMLQNSPDIYFDLKNNLTVSNVKYHGQDLTFQQLSSDEIRIYFPSTLSARTTDSLSINYSGIPSTVEQAFVATTTPAGDPILATLSEPFGAKQWWPTKQSMNDKIEKLDIKILTPAQYTVGSNGKLMSETILGNGKKLTYWQTNYPIPAYLFALGISNYTKLNSTITTTNSSFPFLNYVYPSWATADTQSNLDWTAISMQIFEDHFGLYPYRNEKYGHMQFNWGGGMEHATMTSMGYYGLDLIAHELAHQWFGDKLTCGAWNDIWLNEGFATMGEYVVYEKLLMSPAQFQTYLQSEMDNITSFAGGSVYVPDNQLTSNRIFDGRLTYTKGGYVLRMIKWILGDEQFYAMLKAYQNNAAFAYNYVKTNDFRDFLSSYTGRNFTEFFNDWIYGEGYPIYQIKWTQDPTSKKLTFRVGQTRSSSSVSFFELPLPIKVSGSEGQTAYFVLDHTSNNQYFTQDVAFDVTSVTFNYEKQIITKGSTVTKDNNLAVNNINQKNIIVYPNPAKSFIKISGLQKSTDYEIFSIDGKLIKNGIANPDSEINISAFVKGTYILKFNNQSVKLMKD